tcaaacttaatTGTGACgcattttcctcaaaatgttttcttttgtgaccaaaaatccaaactagtagGCATGTGaaacatttatcctaaattttgaggtaaatgcgTCATAtggatataagtttaggatttttcgtgcaagaaaaaattgggataaatgtgtcatgtACATACAAGTTCGGGAATTTTTGTGTTTTACAAAACAATTTAGGGCAATAAGTCGCAGTGAGCatattttggagtttttggtggctttttccctaatAAATTTACCACCTAGTATATCTGATTATCATGaaatcccttttttttcatttttttgcctCGTTCATGCGTACTTAATATGTATTactcaatttttgcaatttgattGCCATGATATCCCTATGGCCAAATTTGCAAATTGCGTTCTCACTTAATTACAACGAAATAAAGAAGAATGATTATATTTACATCATTGTAATCTATTTAATTTAGGAGTTATTGTACATCTTGACGTTACCTTGTTTAAAAAATGTCATGCCATCGCACATTAAGTAAATGGACCAAATTTATTAGCATATTTTCTCTGCTCCTCGTTTTGCATGCCTGGAAGGAGAGCCCGAGGGTCGATGACGAGGTGATGCTGCCGCCGGGCCGGAGCGGGAAGTTCACGACAAAGGTCCGGTCCGAGCTCGACTTTGCAACAACCCGGTGGGGGCTCGGGAAGCGGTATCCAATGAGGAGAAGGCGTCCAAGACGGagttactgaaaaaaaaaaaaaaaaagattcggCTAGTCAAGATTGAACGAGGTTTCCTGATTTGAATATATCACCTAATTTGAGTTATCCCACGATGCGTAGGTAAAACAACATGGAATCGGCCccccaaaaaatagaaattgaacTGCTAAATTCATAGCTAGAAAATCGGTTTGAGTACAATTTGTCCAAAAAGATTGGAAGATCACAAGAATAggagtaaaaaaaagaaggggcaaACGAGAATGGTGCTATGATCCGCCCGTAACGCTTCCGTTGAAGATCTCAATGGTGTCACCCTGCGCAACATGGTGCCACCTAAACGACCTATCTTCATCCATCACATTCTGCTTGTATATGAAGAAATAGCCTTCCTGCGGCAGATGCAACTGGTCCGACTTCTGCAGCTTCTGGAGCTCCTTCCTCAGCTCCCCGACGTTGTCCGACCCGCTCACCTCGACCGCGATCCTCTTCGTCCCGCACTTCGGCAGCACCATCACCCTCAGCTTTTTGGAGGACATGGGTGCCGCCGACGTCGTCGGGGAGCATTGCTTCATGGAGACCTCGACCTCGGCGTTGTCCGAGAGCTCGCACTCCCCGACCGACTGGTGGTCTTGCAACTCCATGCCGTTCACCTGGAGAGCCAGGTGGCCTGTGGGCACGCCCTCGATCTCGTGGATCTTGTCCTTCAATCGCGCCACCGTGTTGCTCGCGTCAATCTCGACTGAGATGCGCGCTTTCAAGGAAGCGCTCTTCACGTTGAGCTGGAGTTTCGTGCTCGGAGATGGAGAGGGTTCTTCGGCCTTGCTTGGGTTTTGGGGTGAGGCAGCATCGACCACAACGAGCTGGACGTGCGAGTTCTGTAGGATCTCGCAGTGCTCGACGTCGCGCTCGTCCGGAAGGACCTGGCCATTGAAGATTAGGGTTTGTGTGGTCATGGGGATCCCTTGGTATTTCTGGATCTTCTCTTTGATATCTTGTACTGTGTCAAAGAAACCCACTTCAATGGAGAACGGTCTTCCTCTTTGAGGCTCGAAGATCACATCCATGGCGgaaaataaatagacagaaaTCTGAGATTTGGATAAGCCTTTACCTTTAGTGATCGTCGACACGGCCCAAGGCATTAGGGTTTCCAACTGAGTGAAGAAGAGCTACAAATTAGTTCTGAGGATAACAGTCTGCGAGATTTTCTAACTGACAAACAAAAGGCAATCGGGGTCATTTAAATCCTTTGATTCGGACCATAAATTATGACAACCTGCGATTTTCGATAGTTTAGAACCTAAATTTACCATTTCGCAATTGTTTCAGATTAAATTCATAACTTGCCATTAAGCCCTAGATTTTGCCATTAGGCCATTTTGAGTATGCAATCCATATAAAAAAGTCATTAACTTTATTGCACATATTACGATAGTTATGGGAAAGACATTTTTTCTACAAGTGAAATAGTTAACAATCGATACCATCCTACAATCAAATTTGTAGAGTTTAAAAATCAATATCAAGTAATAAAAACATACCAAAGGTAATCGAGACAAAGATTTAATGGGGATTTGAGATATATCTAAGATAAACATATAATCGATGGAATTTGAAAAGGGTTCCAATCACATACACAATTGTAACAAAATCTTGTCCCTTATTTTTGCTAAAACCACCATAATTGGTTGGATTTTGGGACAGATGAaacatttttcacttttctgcTTTTGTGTGTGATTCCATTTTTGCAACACGTGActaaaaatgattatgattttttgtgaaaatttatcTCATAACTAGAAAAAGATAGGAGCAGCCTACCTATACCGAAGCTATATTTTGAATACATGCAACATTAGAACGTTGGTAATTAACTTAGATAAGAGTTGATAACTCAAAAGTCGTTGATAATTTGACCTAAGAAAAGTTGGTAGATACTCTAATTGAGATTTATAATTTCTAAAAAGGGTTTAAAAAGTTGGTAAGCAAGGCAAATAAAAGTTGTTAAACGATTAGAAAATTttgtacattaaaaaaaatctgaaagtaACTTAAATGAAAGCTCATAACTTAAAATTTGTTggtaacttaattggatattGGTAAGAAATGTGAATAAAATTTAGTGATAGATAATATAATTCGCTTTTGTCATAGATAAGAAaagttaatataaaaaaataaacatcatTAAATAACTCAAAGGAGGGTTGCTAACATAAATTAGGTGGTAAttcaattaaagaaaatttGGTAATAACTCTAATTGAGGTtggtaatttctaaaaatagttGACAATATAAAAAGTTGTTAACAAGGCCAATGAAAACTGTTAAACGATgagaaaagatgataaaatgaagaaaaccaaatatatCTTGGTACATAACTCAATTAAGATTCGTTAATACAAAACTAGATGATAACttaatctgaaaaaaaattggcaagtcaCGGTTACAAGTATTTTTGCCGAGTTGTGATCGCCATAAAGTCAATGGTTTCAATTGgtttaaggtccaagtgaggaTTATCACTGGCCAAATTGAATTAAATCAAAAGTAAATGGGTTCTAGTATGTCTTGAAGCATCAAGGACATTGTAAAATTCAAATTGTTGAATAATGCGCAGACAAATAATTGAAAACAACAAGGAAATTGCCTGAAAACTTTGTAGAATAGATGGCTTACATTTTTGGATGCCATACTTGCTCCATGATTGAAATTGAACATAAATTTCTTAAGGGGATAACTGAAGTACGTCAAGAAAG
This sequence is a window from Rhodamnia argentea isolate NSW1041297 chromosome 3, ASM2092103v1, whole genome shotgun sequence. Protein-coding genes within it:
- the LOC115728136 gene encoding ubiquitin domain-containing protein 7SL RNA1-like — its product is MDVIFEPQRGRPFSIEVGFFDTVQDIKEKIQKYQGIPMTTQTLIFNGQVLPDERDVEHCEILQNSHVQLVVVDAASPQNPSKAEEPSPSPSTKLQLNVKSASLKARISVEIDASNTVARLKDKIHEIEGVPTGHLALQVNGMELQDHQSVGECELSDNAEVEVSMKQCSPTTSAAPMSSKKLRVMVLPKCGTKRIAVEVSGSDNVGELRKELQKLQKSDQLHLPQEGYFFIYKQNVMDEDRSFRWHHVAQGDTIEIFNGSVTGGS